In the genome of Photobacterium sp. TY1-4, one region contains:
- a CDS encoding DUF4442 domain-containing protein — MKALFYHPNIVKFALNLWPPFWGAGIKILEISDDYRRVTVRLKLRWWNKNANRTQYGGSIFSLTDPIYALMLMGILGKEYYVWDKQAEINFIKPGNTDLTAEFVISDERVQEIRQATQSGEKYFPEFVVNVNNARGEMVSQIRRVLYIRKKPQYREVSVASTPCSQES, encoded by the coding sequence GTGAAAGCACTCTTCTATCACCCCAATATTGTAAAGTTTGCCCTGAATCTGTGGCCGCCTTTCTGGGGTGCCGGGATCAAAATTCTCGAGATTTCTGACGATTACCGTCGCGTGACGGTTCGGCTGAAATTGCGCTGGTGGAATAAAAATGCCAACCGGACCCAATATGGCGGCAGTATTTTCTCGCTGACGGACCCGATTTATGCGCTGATGCTGATGGGGATTCTGGGCAAAGAGTATTACGTTTGGGACAAGCAGGCTGAAATCAATTTTATTAAACCCGGTAATACAGATTTGACGGCTGAGTTTGTGATTTCAGACGAGCGGGTCCAGGAAATTCGCCAGGCGACGCAATCCGGGGAGAAATATTTCCCGGAGTTTGTCGTGAACGTGAATAATGCGCGGGGAGAGATGGTCTCTCAAATTCGTCGCGTGCTCTACATCCGTAAAAAGCCGCAATACCGGGAAGTTTCGGTGGCCTCTACACCTTGCTCGCAGGAGTCCTGA
- the fur gene encoding ferric iron uptake transcriptional regulator has protein sequence MSDNNTALKQAGLKVTLPRLKILEVLQSPECQHISAEDLYKKLIDIGEEIGLATVYRVLNQFDDAGIVTRHHFEGGKSVFELATQHHHDHLVCLDCGKVIEFSDDLIEERQKDIAASFNVKLTNHSLYLYGHCMEGDCNENPKLHDRK, from the coding sequence ATGTCAGATAACAATACTGCACTTAAGCAAGCAGGCTTAAAAGTCACGCTACCGCGTCTCAAAATTCTGGAAGTGTTGCAGAGCCCGGAATGCCAGCACATTAGTGCCGAAGATTTATACAAGAAACTGATTGATATCGGTGAAGAAATTGGCCTGGCAACAGTTTACCGCGTTCTGAACCAATTTGATGATGCCGGCATTGTCACCCGCCATCACTTCGAGGGCGGTAAATCCGTCTTTGAGCTGGCCACCCAACACCACCATGATCACCTGGTCTGCCTGGATTGCGGTAAAGTCATTGAGTTTTCAGATGATCTCATTGAAGAGCGCCAGAAAGACATTGCAGCCAGCTTCAACGTCAAACTCACCAACCATAGCCTGTACCTATACGGTCACTGCATGGAAGGGGACTGCAACGAAAATCCGAAGCTGCACGATCGCAAATAA
- the pgm gene encoding phosphoglucomutase (alpha-D-glucose-1,6-bisphosphate-dependent), with amino-acid sequence MAIHPRAGQRARQEDMHNIPALVANYFQIEPQAGNPQQQVAFGTSGHRGTADKGTFNQHHIWAIAQAVAEVRAANGVTGPLFLGKDTHALSEPAFASTLEVLVANGVQIVIQEGRGYTPTPGISHAILCHNVANAAKADGIVITPSHNPPQDGGIKYNPVHGGPAEGALTTAIESRANEIIAAGMVDVKRVSIERALASDLVVARDLVAPYVDDLVNVIDMAAIQKANLKIGVDPLGGSGIEYWRQIASHYGLDLTLVDESIDPSFRFMSLDKDGVVRMDCSSPYAMAGLLAHKDNYDLAFGNDPDYDRHGIVTPAGLMNPNHFLAVCIDYLYRHRPDWSADVAVGKTLVSSALIDRVVADLGRELCEVPVGFKWFVDGLYSGKLGFGGEESAGASFLRMDGTPWSTDKDGILLCLLAAEITAVTGQNPQQYYEALAAKHGASEYNRLQAVANGEQKAVLSKLSPEMVAAETLAGDAITARLTHAPGNGAAIGGLKVTTANGWFAARPSGTEDIYKIYCESFQGKAHLALIEQEAQEIVSKVFADAGL; translated from the coding sequence ATGGCGATCCATCCTCGAGCCGGTCAGCGCGCCCGGCAAGAAGATATGCATAACATTCCGGCGTTAGTGGCGAACTATTTTCAGATTGAACCGCAAGCCGGTAACCCGCAGCAACAAGTGGCGTTCGGAACCTCCGGCCACCGCGGCACGGCGGATAAAGGTACCTTTAACCAGCATCATATCTGGGCGATTGCCCAGGCGGTGGCAGAAGTACGTGCCGCCAACGGTGTAACCGGCCCGCTGTTTCTCGGCAAAGACACCCATGCGCTGTCTGAGCCGGCATTCGCATCGACGCTGGAAGTGCTGGTGGCCAACGGCGTTCAAATCGTCATTCAGGAAGGGCGTGGCTATACGCCGACGCCGGGCATTTCTCATGCCATCCTGTGCCACAACGTCGCCAATGCTGCCAAAGCGGACGGCATTGTGATCACGCCTTCTCATAACCCACCGCAGGACGGGGGGATTAAATATAACCCGGTTCATGGCGGTCCGGCTGAAGGGGCACTGACGACAGCGATTGAGTCTCGTGCCAACGAGATCATTGCTGCGGGCATGGTGGATGTGAAGCGTGTCTCCATCGAGCGGGCGTTAGCCAGCGATTTGGTTGTCGCGCGCGATCTGGTTGCGCCGTATGTGGACGATCTGGTCAATGTCATCGACATGGCGGCGATCCAGAAAGCCAACCTGAAGATCGGTGTCGATCCGCTCGGTGGCTCCGGCATTGAATACTGGCGCCAGATTGCCAGCCATTACGGCCTGGATCTGACGTTGGTGGACGAATCGATTGATCCGTCATTCCGCTTCATGTCGCTTGATAAAGATGGCGTGGTCCGCATGGACTGCTCGTCGCCGTATGCGATGGCAGGACTGCTGGCGCATAAAGACAACTATGATCTGGCCTTTGGCAATGATCCGGATTATGACCGCCACGGGATTGTTACGCCAGCTGGGCTGATGAACCCGAACCATTTCCTGGCGGTGTGCATTGACTACCTCTACCGTCACCGTCCGGATTGGTCGGCAGACGTTGCGGTCGGCAAAACGCTGGTCTCCAGTGCTTTGATTGACCGAGTGGTTGCGGATCTCGGCCGTGAGCTGTGTGAAGTACCGGTCGGCTTTAAGTGGTTTGTTGACGGACTGTACAGCGGCAAGCTGGGCTTCGGTGGTGAAGAAAGTGCCGGGGCATCCTTCCTGCGCATGGACGGAACGCCTTGGTCAACCGATAAAGACGGCATTTTGCTGTGTCTGCTGGCGGCGGAAATTACCGCGGTTACAGGTCAGAATCCGCAGCAATACTACGAAGCGCTGGCGGCCAAGCATGGCGCGTCGGAGTACAACCGTCTGCAAGCGGTGGCTAATGGCGAGCAAAAAGCAGTGCTGAGCAAGCTGTCTCCGGAGATGGTGGCAGCAGAGACCCTGGCGGGCGATGCCATCACCGCGCGTCTGACGCATGCGCCAGGCAATGGTGCAGCGATTGGTGGCCTGAAGGTGACGACGGCAAATGGCTGGTTTGCCGCGCGTCCGTCCGGCACGGAAGACATCTACAAAATCTACTGTGAAAGCTTCCAGGGCAAGGCACATCTGGCACTGATTGAGCAAGAAGCGCAGGAGATCGTCAGTAAAGTGTTTGCAGACGCCGGTTTGTAA
- a CDS encoding alpha/beta fold hydrolase, translated as MNLHYQIDGQGETIILIHGLFGSADNLGLLARSLKDQYKVISVDLRNHGRSPHTETFTYQDLAADVLRVVDQCDIERFSLIGHSMGGKVAMALTELAASRLNHLIVLDMAPVHYQVHRHENVFAGLQEVAKHTVSSRSEAERYLAQHVQEPGVRQFLLKSFAKTDTGYGWRFNVNGLIANYATIMGWQEVPPFHGKTLFIKGQNSEYIQNEHRDAIARQFPSAKAHMVANTGHWLHAEKPDIVSRVILNFLQAA; from the coding sequence GTGAATCTTCATTATCAAATCGACGGGCAAGGTGAAACGATCATTTTGATCCACGGGCTGTTCGGCAGCGCCGACAACTTAGGGCTTCTCGCCAGATCATTGAAAGATCAATATAAAGTGATCAGCGTCGATCTACGCAACCATGGCCGCTCCCCCCACACCGAGACATTTACCTACCAGGATCTGGCTGCTGACGTCTTACGGGTGGTCGATCAATGCGACATTGAACGCTTCTCACTGATTGGTCATTCTATGGGCGGCAAAGTGGCCATGGCCCTGACCGAGCTGGCCGCCTCTCGCCTCAATCATCTGATTGTTCTTGATATGGCGCCGGTCCATTACCAGGTTCACCGCCATGAAAATGTTTTTGCCGGCTTGCAGGAAGTGGCCAAACACACCGTCAGCAGCCGCAGTGAAGCCGAGCGCTACCTCGCGCAACACGTCCAGGAGCCGGGGGTGCGTCAGTTCTTGCTCAAGTCCTTTGCCAAGACCGATACCGGTTATGGCTGGCGATTTAACGTCAACGGCCTGATTGCCAACTATGCCACCATCATGGGCTGGCAGGAAGTTCCGCCGTTTCACGGCAAGACCTTATTCATCAAAGGACAGAACTCCGAATACATTCAAAACGAGCATCGCGACGCGATCGCCCGACAGTTCCCGAGTGCAAAAGCGCATATGGTTGCCAATACCGGGCATTGGTTACATGCTGAAAAACCGGACATTGTGAGCCGGGTCATTCTGAACTTTTTACAAGCAGCTTAG
- the seqA gene encoding replication initiation negative regulator SeqA, protein MKSIEVDEELYRYIASQTQHIGESASDILRRLLMMPGQDGVSRPEVVMPVRPKGIVVSKDAGNVSTTDRVKEMRSVLISDEFAAQEKAIGRFMMILSSLYRIDPKGFAEAAAIKGRTRVYFADSKETLLASGKTTKPKAIPETPFWVITNTNTDRKRQMVEQLMNKMQFGGDIIDKVCGEI, encoded by the coding sequence ATGAAGAGTATTGAGGTAGACGAAGAGCTATATCGTTATATCGCGAGCCAAACCCAGCATATTGGTGAGAGCGCATCCGATATTTTGCGCCGATTGCTGATGATGCCTGGGCAGGACGGTGTGTCACGGCCAGAGGTGGTGATGCCGGTACGTCCGAAGGGGATCGTGGTAAGTAAAGACGCAGGCAATGTGTCGACAACCGATCGGGTAAAAGAGATGCGATCGGTCCTGATCTCTGATGAATTTGCCGCTCAGGAGAAAGCGATTGGCCGCTTCATGATGATTCTGTCCTCGCTTTATCGTATCGATCCAAAAGGTTTTGCCGAAGCGGCTGCAATCAAAGGTCGTACCCGGGTTTATTTTGCGGATAGTAAAGAGACGCTGCTGGCCAGTGGTAAAACGACCAAGCCGAAAGCGATCCCGGAAACGCCATTCTGGGTGATTACGAATACCAATACTGATCGCAAACGCCAGATGGTTGAGCAGCTGATGAATAAAATGCAGTTCGGCGGCGATATCATCGATAAAGTTTGCGGTGAAATTTAA
- the fldA gene encoding flavodoxin FldA, with product MASVGLFFGSDTGNTEAVAKMIQKQLGKKLVDVKDIAKSSKEDIDNFDLLLLGIPTWYYGEAQCDWDDFFPELEQIDFSTKLVAIFGCGDQEDYAEYFCDAMGTVRDIVEAKGATVVGHFPTEGFEFEASKALVDDNHFVGLCIDEDRQPELTDERVEKWVHQIYEEMCLAELAD from the coding sequence ATGGCGAGTGTAGGACTCTTCTTTGGTAGCGACACAGGTAACACTGAAGCTGTCGCGAAAATGATCCAGAAACAACTGGGTAAAAAACTGGTTGATGTGAAAGATATCGCGAAGAGTAGTAAAGAAGATATCGACAATTTTGACCTGCTGCTACTGGGTATCCCAACCTGGTATTACGGCGAAGCGCAGTGTGACTGGGATGATTTCTTCCCGGAGCTGGAGCAAATTGACTTCTCGACCAAGCTGGTTGCTATCTTTGGTTGTGGCGATCAGGAAGATTACGCCGAGTATTTCTGTGATGCCATGGGCACCGTTCGCGACATCGTTGAAGCGAAAGGCGCAACGGTTGTCGGTCACTTCCCGACCGAAGGTTTTGAGTTCGAAGCATCCAAAGCCCTGGTGGATGACAATCACTTCGTCGGCCTGTGCATTGACGAAGACCGCCAGCCGGAGCTGACTGACGAGCGCGTTGAGAAATGGGTTCATCAGATCTACGAAGAAATGTGCCTGGCTGAGCTGGCTGACTAA
- a CDS encoding DUF2788 domain-containing protein, with amino-acid sequence MLYEHMDLLESIGLDLLFAAIFFFIGMAIKDVLKQGNVPPFGRKVVWVVLCLGCAGFVAKGLIQLSWEGAGIG; translated from the coding sequence ATGTTATACGAGCACATGGATTTGCTGGAATCCATTGGTCTGGATTTGCTATTTGCTGCCATTTTCTTCTTTATCGGTATGGCGATTAAAGATGTGCTTAAGCAAGGAAATGTCCCGCCATTCGGACGCAAAGTCGTTTGGGTGGTTCTTTGTCTGGGTTGTGCCGGCTTTGTCGCCAAAGGGCTGATCCAGCTAAGCTGGGAAGGGGCCGGCATCGGCTAA